The DNA segment TACTACCAAAATCGGGATCCGCCAAGTATTCGcctcggatgtgttcaaaacaatcggtctccaggtttaCCGTCTTgattagtgacacccttcgactcaaggcgtccgccaccttgttctgttttccagccttatggataagcttataagggaacttatctataaaggcggaccaccgggcatgcatggagcttcgaagttgtttctgacttcccaggtacttgagagcttgatggtcagtgtagaggatgaattcttttcccaacaagtaatgctcccatactttcaacgccctcactacagcataaaactcttgatcataggttgcccacttttgccatgcctcacagagcttctcactgaagtatgcaatgggcctcttttcttgcatcaagacaccaccaatcccaactccactggcatcacactcaacttcgaacagtttatcaaaattgggatacgccagcactggcgctgtactcagcttttccttgatcaaggcgaagctctcttcttgggcgtccgcccactcgaacccccttcctttcttcaaacattctgtcaacggggccactatggaactgaagttcttaatgaatctgcgataaaacgttgctagcctatgaaaactcctgatatcacccacgttcctcggagtgggccattctcggatggctcttaccttctccccatcaacttggaccccatCGCCACTAACCACAAACCCGAGGAAAACCAGACTTTCCATGAcgaaatcacacttcttagtgttggcatatagctggtgtttccttaataggtcaaacactatccgtaagtgctccacatgctccACCAAGATCTcgctatgaatcaggatgtcatcaaaatacacaactacaaattttccaatcacgGGGCGAAGCACCTAATTCATCAACCTCATAAAAGTACTGGGggcgttggtcatcccaaatggcataactaaccattcatacaaCCCATCTCTCGTCTTGAAggcggtcttccactcatccccagatcggattcgtatctgatgataaccactcctgagatcaatcttggagaagacccgcgatccgccaagttggtccaacatgtcatccaaccttggaattgggaacttgtacttgatggtgatcttgttaatagccctactgtcaacacacatccgccaagacccatccttcttcggtgtaagtaaagctggaacggcgcaaggactcatactctccctaacgtatcccatctcgatgagttcctccactttctgtctcatgatgtcattctcctttgggctcatttgatagtgtgggaggcttggtaaactagccccaggcacaagatcgatatgatgttggatgtccctcaaaggtggtaacccacttggcagTTCGTTAGGGAACAGATcctgatattcgccaagtaggcgggtcacttcattcggcatctccctttcgtccctttgggcggattcgtgattcgccttaaccattaccacatacaccatttggctctcttcacattcgctgacaaacgatttgtgtgtaggacagactaccaaagTAGATTTCTCATCGGCCCttggctctctcatcattggcgtaaggacgaacttcaccccattcttcataaatctgtaagtgttctctcttcctgcatggatggcatcattatcaaactgccagggtcggcccaacaataggtggcaggcatccatatcgaccacatcacaacagacttcatcactgtaatcaccaatcacaataggtaccctgcatctctgggtcaccctaagcTCGCCCACGTTTTTGATCCATCCCACTCTATAAGGGTCaggatgcgcctccgccaacaacccaaacttctgaacggcgctgctgctcacaatgttctcttggctcccactatctattatcacattgcatcgcccacctttcacaagacagcggcTCCTGAATAGacggtgcctctgatctccctctacccggctggagactaacaaacgtcGTACCACATGAAcggcgtatctctcttcatccgcctcatcatcatcgtctcccaagggttcacagaatacttcatccccttcgtcatagtcatcttcatacctctccaccatgttggcgctcttcctcctaggacattcgttggatctatggcctggctcattgcaccgaaaacatttgaaaggtgctggcctCGCATACGGGTTGTTGCTtttaggtggtataggtgcttccttatatggcctagtatctccaacaGATCCTCTTCCCATACTGTTAACCTTGgtcccactggcactcgccacctgcttacctttgtcataagacctcacgttatctcttcctccaggcgtatactcagtagtggcggatctcctggatctcccggtcagttgggattcagccttgagggctaaattcctagcatcttgtactcgaaccaccatctgtgtgccaatacgatcctggatgttgtatctcaacccttctaggtaCCTAGAGGTCTTCTGGTTTTCAGTTTTAGACAAGTTGGCTCTCGccgaaagccttaagaactcagaagtatactcatggacacttcgtgTCCCTTGAGAGCAgcccctgtaggagctgtaaatatactactcataatccggcggtaagaaccgctcccttaACAttgccttcatccgtagccaagatcgaatcggatctctgccccctcttcttctctcttccctcatctgatcccaccaaactgatgcgccacccttcaggcgatacgccaccagccttactttcctctcatcaggaatcccagcatactcaaagaaacgttcaacttccgatagccagtctaagaacccctctatatccagctcgcctccaaaagacggtaagtctatttttagcttaaaggcatcatctctatcaaagttccctAAACCTGGGTATCCCCTAGCAACCtccacacgtcggttgtcaacaggcccaacatccctcgtagttctaacggtatcatcattcccgataccctcaaagtcatcactatcactatcagcgttatgcacaaggacaaagttgggtcttcttacctcaggatccctaggacccatttgtggaagctgttgttcagggactccttcctttctctgggttgatcctcccgcggttggtcgaattagagccagaacctccagtttgaagttttctagggaggtggctagctctaggaaccgttggtcggtttgcctctACCGCTCATGGCTGGATTGGATCTGCTCCacgaggtgctccctcagctcctcatacctccggtcactggtttccatggaatcttgcagttgtcggggttgaaccattgccaaaagaagtttcgggtcaggaaacgattggctctgataccaactgatacagattgaaaacgataaatggaggttttaatcgtaaaaccaacaaagagtttcttctctagctaaactagaaggagtgaatcccaataacaagacATAAACCTCGGCtctcaaagagaataatgtttgattgataaaagttgcctcatccttacaaaatgagggtttaaatacttccccttaAAGATAAGTAAATGACAAGGACTACCCTTACTAGGGTTATAATATGGTTAACAACTAAAGGGTAAAATGGGGAATACGCCCCGACAAGCGGTACACAGGTACAGGTACGGAGCGTCAGGGTTGTTGGGGAattccttcgggaggaagtaaccTAGAGATCCGTCCAGGGTAgttgttgatacgcctcctggcgtacgcctagatccgccATGTTCGTgtgtcctggggatccgccctcttcGGTACAACCTTCGTGGGTTTAGTGTTTAaggatccgccagagcgcgCGTGATCAGTACTatcagttaggatgtccgcatcaagaCAACAAGAACCGGGATTTGACCGAGTCGAACGAGCATAACAGGACCATATTTCTTGGAAAGATGAGAATAAGATTGGTGAAGCAATTGGCTAAGTTGGTGCCAATTGCCTAAGATTGGAAGCGTGGAAGGGCTTGGAGGGAGTTTCTTATTCTGTTTATTGTTTTTAAAGATGAGATATAAAGGCAGGAGTAAAAGAAGAGAAAGCCATATAAATGGAGCATAAGCAGCCATTTGATTGTTTGCTTTGCATATTCTGATTGATGTTTGGATTTATAGTGTTACTTTTGATTAGTAAGTTGTGATGATAAATTCAATCTTATTCACTCAAAGCCAAAAATAAAAAAGCCtatgtcacatccgtgtctaaatttctagaatttatattttgatattagtagatattatatattattggatgtgtgaagttaatttggtgttataggaaaagtttgaagttaatttgatggttttatatgtaaattaaaagtttagggtaatttttaaaagattatagaaagatgaagGATCAAATCTGATATTTATCGAATTTGGAATATAAATCCCAAATTCCTGCCAACTTCCaccatcttctttctttttcttttctgattTTGATTTGCCTCTTCGTCGTTTTTCggccgtttctccaccgtttctttgattcacggagattcgaccgtccgaatcacttgaaattcaaaacatagcatccttatgtatagatctaagtcctaattGAAGGATTTTTGAGTTTCGGTGGTGTTTGGAAGGAAACGttttagacagaatttagcggcttatcgatcgggtgtattttgttcaatttatagccaaggtaagtaactatcaactatattttgagttttatatatatatatatatatatatatatatatatatatatatatatatataatcaaagaagtttcagaaattgatattttagagtTATGCAGGAactttgtaaaattgaggtttttcctgattttgctttttattgtgaaattacggttcaaatgaagctattgattatgcttctatgtgaatttcagattttacttgattatgttaatttaaggcttaatttgattgatttacatatatacatatatgtttttggtttcaaaatatatatatatatatatatattgaataaaatgaatttgatgatttcttactaattgttttggattgagaaatctgttgcggttattgttgttattattttagattgaagtccaaatatgatttttatgatacaaaatggctaattgaagccaaatgatttttggttatgaaatagtttggaatttgattgtgaaaggatatttgagcatgttatgattttatgattttatatccatcgagagttatccggatcggtggttttatatttgaagaccatgttcagtgagggacatggcctgtgtacacagtctgaagaccatatgagataggcaatgttaagagacgtctcgactatatatgtggttatggattgatacttaaggggagaaattcgaggatggatacaatgttttaagttcatttggattatgttttcggttatgatttacaaaatatttatttgactacaagttggtttgatgaaacgtttatttgttttgattcattTTGACAAGATgcgttatatatataaaattatatgaactttggttttgagtatattttataaggttttaattaaatctctttctaaaggtatatatgtagctattttaagtaaagttggtttttatagttgatagtttcttattgagatttttgtctcacgtttttttaaaattttttaatgtttttaggtgataaagtataggatatagagaaggttaccgaccgattaggcgaagTTTGGAAGTTTgatgcttattgttagaattatggttagaactttggtatttcaattgtaatatattgGAATTGGTAAATATATGTTGAGGTCCTTGGTAAatattatgatctttctatttcacgtccgatgccgattgaggtcgtttagggtcgggtgtgacagccTAAGCCTAAAACTTGGATCAGCCTATGAAAAAACAATAGCAAGCATATGCTTATTTTGTTTCTGTTATGACACACACCCCTTTTTCTTTGAGCTACAGCTTGGAATAGGGTGAGGCCTAATTTTCTCAACAGTTTTCATCGTCTCCTTTCTCTGGGATAATTGGCAactttattttgtcaaaaaaaaccAATTGAGTTAAAATGTTTAAACTGATAATTAGTATTTATATTATCATTATAATGTTTGgttaacaaattaaaaaaaaatagtgaatgtaattattattatattactTATGTTTGTTGTGCCAAATGTAGTTAGAAacttcaattattttcaaattttcatatgTATGGGAACATCACCCATATATGATCGATTAAAAACttgttagttttttttgttggtttttccattttcacatttttctgttttttgcatttttttgtgtttttcacgttttcctcatctttcatgttttttctaattttttggtTTGATgtgtttcatgttttttcacatttttccattttttctaTTTGTCCTATTTTGGTGTTTTTCCGTTTTCACATTTTCCCCGTTCTttgcatttttcatgttttctcaTTTTATGTTTTACCGTTTAATAAGAATTGTAGATAATAAAGTGTAAAGAAAAATTGAGTGATGTAATTGTAATTCCATTACGACAAAAACAATATACTAATGCAAACATAGTAATGAACATTCCATTACAACGTTCATTACAGGGTATCAAACACAGTATCTAAGGGTTATGATTCAGTTGGCAAgggtaagctcaatttgtaaaaaGAGGTCTTCATTGTGAATGAGGGGATTTGgcaggttattttaaaagttcaataGGCAAGTTTAAGCCAATAACATGTGAATATGCAGTAACCCAAATAACATGTCATTTTGATGAGGGGATTTTCGAAAAAGAATACTTGAAAGCTGAACCCTGAATGAACACACTAGTAAGTTTGTTCCTAATTCCCCAATTTCTTCCAAATCGAattgaattttcaaagtccCTCCTCCAATCTGCTCCACTTCCTTAGGTATTTTCTATGTGCCTCCTCCTTTATCTCTTCTCTAATCTGGTGTTTTTATCTACTCCAGTTTTTACTTccatttttctttgttttcttcaattgtttgaGTTCTCGGAAATCTACTCAACTCAAATTTATTCAGCATTAATCAATGCATGTAATTAGTTTTAAATGGGTTGCTTTGTCAAGGTTAGGTTAAGTTGAGTTGGATTAGGACCACAATCTGTTGGATTCAACATCTAATTTAGTCTTAATAGCTCTGAAAGTGAACTGTTTACCATTAAACATAATTccatttcttctcttttttatttctattttctgtCTTGCAGCCAACTGGTGAAAATGGTGCTACTCGGGATCCAGTAAGCATTGTAAGGCATCAGGTTTCTGCAAGTTAGGCATCCAACAAATTTACCTATAAATTGCTTCTAGTTTTATGTTTTTGGCTTAGGATTACTTCTTGCTACGTCATTGATAACTGCTAACAGCACAATTTTGTGGTTACAACTTAGTATGAGTTGATAAAGATGAGGCATGTGCACATTTACACCAGGCTCCTGAATTCTCAAATGTTATGTATGAATAAATGCATGATAATATAAAAATCGGAAAGAATAATCGATGGAATTGTAGATTTCCAGTCTTCTAACTTACATAATGTCGAAAAAAAACATTGTTCCATTGCTCAAAACTCAATAACACTACAAGCAGACAATGATTGACCCACATGGGATAAGGTTCAAATTTGACCCACTTAACACAACTCGGACTTTTACCTAAGTCTAGAGGTGAAGGTAGGGGCACAGGTGCCGCCGCACCTAAGGTCGTCGGTTTCCGCCTCTTATAGGCATCGTTTCGCCCCTGCCAATGGGATAAGATTGTGCTTTGTTTTATCCCAGTTCAGGCTAAGACGTCTTTTTTACCTGGGTAGGGGGAAAAAATTAAGCCATGGGTTGGGTTTATTTTTTACTCTCCGAGCATTCAAAGGCTCTGCCACTGCCTATGCATAAAACTGCTCTACTTTGGAAACGTTGAGGACAAATTTTTTATCTTCCCAAAAATGTTAGGAACAAATTCGGAGCTTATCCAGATCTACATATATGGAAACTACAAAGAAAAAAACTTATCATTATTAATATTATGTAATGACATGTGATTAAAGCATCATAAGCTTGGAAAACGAACAAGATCCTTTGGAAATCTGCTAACAGAATTCATCTCAAATTTATTAAAGATCATAACCCCAAAGAAATTAAGGTGGCATAATTAATTACTGTATAAGGTACAAAGTTAGCCATGTGGTTAGTGGAGGAGAGAAGATTTAGCTTCCACGTACAAAGCACTGCAATATATTGTACTAGATGGTACAATTTAAAGAATTATTAACGAAAGATAGGTTTTTTTCATTTGCAATTTCATGTTCTGGTCACCTTCCTCTAGTGTTATGGCCACTCAATAAGACTTGAAATTGCAATTCTTATGTTAATGAAAAAAACTCATCTTCCATTAGTGAGCTTTGAAATTGCAGCGTTTGATAAAAGGTTGGTTTAAGATTGCATTGTTTTTTATGTAGAGGTCAAATATGTTCTCTACAAATAACCACAAGACTAAATGTACACCTTATTCCCTTAATTACTGAAGATGCTTTATCGGAACAAGGATGAGAGGTGTCTTTTTATCAATAATAGCAAGACTAACACCAACTTTCTCTTCCATGTTCATGTCTTCTTTCCTCATTCCCTCTGGAAATTTCCAATcaaacaagtataaaaggttTGCGAGTACGTATTCTATTGTTATGGTTGCCATATGTATCCCCGGACACATTCTTCTGCCTGCCCCAAATGGCAACAACTCAAAATTCTGTCCTCTATAGTCAATAGAGCTATCAGCAAATCTTTCAGGATATAACTTCTCCGGCTCCTTCCAGTATGTCGGATCTCGTCCGATTGCCCAGACATTGACTTGGATCATTGTCTTAGGATCAACATCATAACCATTGATTTTGCAATGAGAAATGGTTTCTCTAGGCAGCAGAAGAGGGCCAACAGGGTGCATTCTGAAAGTTTCTTTTATTACCATTTTCAGATATTGAAGCTTGTCAAGGTCACTTTCGCTTACTTTTCCTTTGTTTCCAACGTGCTTTCTAACTTCATCTTGAACTTTCCCCAACACTCTTGGATTCCTGACAAGCTCTGCCATTGCCCAATTCAAAGTAATTGCAGCAGTATCTGTGCCAGGTGAAAGTAAATTCTGATGGAAAAATATTTGCAGAATGAATGAAGCAAATTAAGAGTCATTTCAGAATGAAAACTGTGACCATAAGTGGAAAGATAGTTAGTAGCATACCATGAGGACTGCtttaatgttatttttagtAAAGTCAGCAGTTCCGAGTTGAGCTTGCTCTTCCTTTACTCGTAGTAGAACATCGATTATGTCATCGCGCTCCTTTTTCCTTCCAGGTTTAAGGTGATCATTTATTGCATGTTCGAAGAAACTGTCTAATTCATGAAATGCTCTTATGGTCTCGGCATGATTACCGGTTATCCGGTCTATGATCCATCCTGCAAATGGGAATAATTCAGCCATGGAAAAGCTTCCTGCCACAGCATGAGTTTCGTGAACCACTTGATGAAATTTGTCTCTGTCCAAGTTAGTCCCCCGATCGACCCCGAAAGACATCCTATATGTGATATTCGCCACAAGAGCAAACAACTTTTCAGTAAGATCAATAGGAGTTTCAGTCGCGGAGATTGAATTGACAAGcaattcaacttcttcttctctaaGAAACTGAAAAGATTGGACCCTCTTAAGACTAAAGAGGTTTAAAACAATCAGTTTCTTCATGTGTCTCCAATGATCACCGTATGGCGCTAAAGCCACATCCAAGAAATTGTAAGAAAGTCTGTCAGCTCCGGCTAAATAAGGTCTGCTGCAACAAGAAAGATCATTAACTTTTAAGACATCTCTTGCAGCCAGGGGCGGATCTAGGGGGGGTAagggagggtctcccgaccctccgaCCCTCCGGAACACCCTTGACGAATAGTGGTCCAGTCCcgagaagcccccccaaaatagttaaaattaatacttGTAATGTAGAATGTAATTATATAACATGAAActaagtttgcatagttggttgtAGTGATAATTAAAGGTATCTCTATATCCAAGTGGTCTTGTGTTCAAATCTCTCTCTtcactttttatctcattttaattttttcccttaaacctcattctcctttaaaaatattaaatatcatttttaatcattattaatctcattctcctttattatttttaattatattttttagttacaaaattcatgaccgagaaaacaatttgatgaataatttctccaattgaccaaacttgtcaacgttagggataaaattgctcttggctgccaatattaagggtaaaattgcaccattttatacgttagaggtaaaattattcttacttcatattgaatctcagttgttttgtaccttaatttttccaattatgatcaaatttacccttatattatcaaaaatttgaaaatttcgatttgactactatgaatcaaagccttaagtcattattaaaaaaaaaaatctttatgCAATTGAGCCCCTCCGGACCTTGAGCTCTAGCTCCGCCACTGCTTGCAGCCTCAGCAGAGGAGACAACAAGAACTGGGATTTGACCTAGTCGAAGGAGCATGACAGGGCCATATTTCTTGGAAAGCTGACAATAAGATTGGTGAATCAATTGGCCAAGTTGGTGCCAATTTCCTAAGATTGGAAGCGTGGAAGGGGTTGGAGGTAGTTGCTTattctgttttttctttttaaaggtGAGATATAGAGGCGGGATTAAAAGAAGAGAAAGCCAGATAAACGGAGcataaggtggtttggccatgtgagacgtagagcgcttgatgcgccggttaggagaaccgaagagtggcaaagggatgtagtggtgaggggtaggggaagacctaagcaaacttggaggagggtgatcgagagtgatatgagtttattgggaattgaggaaaatatggtagtggataggacggagtggagggagcgaatctgtgtcgctgacacgacttgattttcacggttttatatgatggttcatgttagccgaccccgaatcatttcgggactaaggctttgttgttgttgttgttgttgttgtaggtctttttttcttgttctccatacaaatagcttcttcttctaaattggatttcctcttctaaagtttgaaggtaaatagtaaagggtaatttagtcatttctgaagtcataaacggtaaaaaaatctaacaaactgacggaatgactaaacagttcattgagaaaaatgttagggaccttaccatgtgttttttaaaatacaaggactaaacagcacgttttgtcaaaatatagggactaataaattaattaccctaattaGTATTGGGTGTTGTTATACTTAGCCTATATTTTCCACATTTAGCCTAGAGAAATGACAAAACTGCCTTTTCTTACTTTGGGGAAccaaaattctttttttttttttctctacgGAACGCGGGCGTGTAAACAtcatgcctcaccacgtggtgaggcgtatGGCTTATAttcctcaccatgtggtgaggcgtaTGGCTGATATGCCTCACCATATGGTGAGGGTGAGGCATATAAGCaacacgcctcaccacgtggtgaggcataTTGTTCATATGCCCCGACGTcgaaaaattgattttttaaaaatcattcgATTTTACTATAAACAaccgtaaataaaacatattttcGAACATAATTACGTATCATTAGTCCTTTCCCATGTTTTTTCTTTActaaattagtccggattagatTTTAGAGAGTTATGGGTTTTTTagaggatttgagaatttgagagGATTAGTGAATTTGTTAAAAGGGCAGTTTCGTCTTTTTACGAGGCTAAGTGTAGGAATTTGTGGCTAGGTTTAGTAATCCACTtagtatttatattattttcttgcaAATTATTTCATTTAAAATACTCTTAAAAGATATATCTTGgaagaaactctaccactttTGTGCATGCTTGTACTTGGACACTTCTTATGATTATCATATTTTGGTAATAAAAATGATtacctttttatttgaaaaaacaCTTACGGATTATGATTCAGTTGGCAACATAGGCTAAGTTTGTAAAATGAGTTCTTCATTTGTATCCGAAAGAAAGACATCAGAATGGACTAATGTGGCTGGATATAGACTGGGCCGGCTCTAGGGGGAGGCCGTCCAGGCGGTCTCCGAtcggaatttttttaaaatttgataattattaaaaaaattatggttaaaaggtatatagatttaaatatataacaaaaaatactGTTAGGttgaatggtaaagacatattcAATATGTTTATAAGGGAGAGAGTTCAATTTCTTGGATTAGCatttttttgtcacattttctcttattttttctttctttatctGACAACAcgaatgtataaattattactttgtcattgtagttatttttaaattttttatttttttataaattacaagatgaaattca comes from the Euphorbia lathyris chromosome 5, ddEupLath1.1, whole genome shotgun sequence genome and includes:
- the LOC136229687 gene encoding cytochrome P450 71B36-like, with translation MAKPPYAPFIWLSLLLIPPLYLTFKKKKQNKQLPPTPSTLPILGNWHQLGQLIHQSYCQLSKKYGPVMLLRLGQIPVLVVSSAEAASNVLKVNDLSCCSRPYLAGADRLSYNFLDVALAPYGDHWRHMKKLIVLNLFSLKRVQSFQFLREEEVELLVNSISATETPIDLTEKLFALVANITYRMSFGVDRGTNLDRDKFHQVVHETHAVAGSFSMAELFPFAGWIIDRITGNHAETIRAFHELDSFFEHAINDHLKPGRKKERDDIIDVLLRVKEEQAQLGTADFTKNNIKAVLMNLLSPGTDTAAITLNWAMAELVRNPRVLGKVQDEVRKHVGNKGKVSESDLDKLQYLKMVIKETFRMHPVGPLLLPRETISHCKINGYDVDPKTMIQVNVWAIGRDPTYWKEPEKLYPERFADSSIDYRGQNFELLPFGAGRRMCPGIHMATITIEYVLANLLYLFDWKFPEGMRKEDMNMEEKVGVSLAIIDKKTPLILVPIKHLQ